One segment of Pontibacter akesuensis DNA contains the following:
- the porX gene encoding T9SS response regulator signal transducer PorX — MQRYNILWADDEIDLLKPHILFLEDRGYDITPVNSGSDAIEEFKDKIFDIVFLDENMPGISGLETLTELKNIRPTVPVIMITKSEEEHIMEEAIGSRISDYLIKPLNPNQILLSVKKLLDNKRLVSEKTNMSYQRDFRQLGMSFGERLSSVEWADIYKKLVYWELEIDETENKSMADVINMQKDEANSNFARFIMDNYEDWINDEDEDAPLMSHQLFKKRVFPIMKETERPVYFLLIDNLRYDQWKVLEPLILDYFTVDSEEMFYSILPTTTAYARNAIFSGMLPTEIAKKYPNMWVGDDEEEGKNLHEADFLDIQFQQNKVADKHSYHKITNVAAGRDLLGKFSNLDNNKLNVIVYNFVDMLSHARTDSNMVRELAPDESAYRSITKSWFLHSPLFDTLKAIADKKGKLIITTDHGTIRVKKPFKIIGDRNTNTNLRYKHGKNLGYTDKDVFTVPKPERFFLPKANVSTTFVFAIEDYFFAYPNNFNYYVNYYKDTFQHGGISLEEVIIPFITLTPKNV, encoded by the coding sequence ATGCAAAGATACAATATTTTATGGGCCGATGATGAGATCGACCTGCTCAAGCCGCACATCCTTTTCCTGGAAGACCGCGGCTACGACATTACCCCAGTAAACAGCGGATCAGACGCCATTGAGGAGTTCAAAGACAAGATTTTCGACATCGTGTTTCTGGACGAGAACATGCCCGGAATAAGCGGGTTGGAGACACTCACAGAGCTGAAGAACATACGCCCCACCGTACCTGTCATCATGATCACCAAGAGCGAGGAGGAGCACATTATGGAGGAAGCCATTGGCTCCCGCATCTCCGATTACCTCATCAAGCCGCTCAACCCGAACCAGATATTGCTGTCCGTAAAGAAGTTGCTCGACAACAAGCGCCTCGTGAGCGAGAAAACGAATATGAGCTATCAGCGTGACTTCCGGCAGCTGGGCATGTCGTTTGGCGAGCGCCTAAGCTCGGTGGAGTGGGCCGATATCTATAAGAAGCTGGTGTACTGGGAGCTGGAGATCGACGAGACGGAAAACAAAAGTATGGCCGACGTCATCAACATGCAGAAAGACGAGGCGAACTCCAACTTTGCTCGTTTTATCATGGACAACTACGAGGATTGGATAAACGACGAGGACGAGGATGCGCCGCTGATGTCGCACCAGCTGTTTAAGAAGCGTGTGTTCCCGATCATGAAGGAAACAGAGCGCCCCGTATACTTCCTGCTGATCGACAACCTGCGCTACGATCAGTGGAAGGTATTGGAGCCGCTCATATTGGACTACTTCACCGTGGATTCGGAGGAAATGTTCTATTCCATACTTCCCACCACCACGGCTTATGCCCGAAACGCTATTTTCTCGGGGATGCTGCCAACTGAAATTGCCAAAAAATACCCGAACATGTGGGTAGGCGATGACGAGGAAGAAGGCAAGAACCTGCACGAAGCCGATTTTCTGGACATTCAGTTTCAGCAGAACAAGGTGGCCGACAAGCACAGTTACCATAAAATTACGAATGTGGCCGCCGGAAGGGACCTGCTCGGCAAGTTCAGCAACCTCGACAACAACAAGCTGAACGTGATCGTGTATAACTTCGTGGACATGCTCTCCCATGCCCGTACCGACAGCAATATGGTGCGCGAGTTGGCCCCGGACGAATCAGCGTACCGCTCTATTACCAAATCGTGGTTCCTGCACTCGCCTTTGTTTGATACGCTGAAGGCCATTGCGGATAAAAAAGGCAAGCTCATCATCACCACCGATCACGGTACCATACGTGTGAAAAAGCCCTTTAAAATCATCGGAGACCGCAACACCAACACCAACCTGCGCTACAAGCACGGCAAGAACCTGGGCTATACCGACAAAGATGTGTTCACGGTGCCGAAACCTGAGCGATTTTTCTTGCCTAAAGCCAACGTTTCCACTACGTTTGTATTTGCGATAGAGGACTACTTCTTCGCCTATCCGAATAACTTTAACTATTATGTGAACTACTACAAAGATACCTTCCAGCATGGGGGGATATCGCTGGAGGAAGTGATCATACCGTTTATAACGCTAACACCGAAGAATGTATAG
- the tsaE gene encoding tRNA (adenosine(37)-N6)-threonylcarbamoyltransferase complex ATPase subunit type 1 TsaE: MSSLEDLPAAASVLLREAVTAPVILFEGQMGAGKTTLIKELCRQLGVQENVSSPTFALVNEYEGAAGKLIYHFDFYRIQEEREALDIGVLEYLESGKLCLIEWPSMIPNLLPEHYLLLELEVGEDGVERTVRISKV, translated from the coding sequence ATGTCGTCGTTGGAAGATTTGCCAGCGGCGGCTTCTGTGCTTCTAAGGGAGGCTGTCACAGCACCTGTCATATTGTTTGAAGGGCAGATGGGCGCTGGAAAAACAACGCTAATCAAAGAACTTTGCCGGCAGTTGGGCGTGCAGGAGAACGTCAGCAGCCCTACCTTTGCCCTTGTAAACGAGTACGAAGGCGCCGCCGGGAAACTTATTTACCATTTCGATTTTTATAGGATACAGGAAGAACGCGAGGCGCTCGACATTGGCGTGCTCGAGTATTTAGAATCTGGTAAGCTATGCCTGATCGAATGGCCCTCAATGATCCCAAACCTGCTGCCTGAACATTACCTTTTGTTGGAGCTGGAAGTAGGAGAGGACGGCGTGGAGAGAACGGTGAGGATAAGCAAAGTATAG
- a CDS encoding HD domain-containing protein produces MNKKKIFNDPVYGFITAPTELTFDIIEHPYFQRLRRIKQLGLTEMVYPGALHTRFHHALGAMHLMDTALQTLRSKNNEINDTEFEASLVSILLHDIGHGPFSHALETAIFKNVHHEHLSLHIMHMLNAHFDGRLSLAIDIFKDNYERRFFHQLVSSQLDVDRLDYLNRDSFYTGVYEGKIGADRIIKMLDVANDKLVVEEKAIYSIENFLVSRRLMYWQVYLHKTVISAEHMVLRVVQRARELMQNGVDVPASPCLQFFLASDLTMDDFKNDKRILERFVSLDDHDVWSGIKLWATHPDFILSYLAQSILNRKLFKVYISSNSIEEDMLLGISELVQEKYKISEEDVKYLMISGKISNNAYDVEGQTIDMLTKTGYVVDVAEASDLPNIRALSYKVEKHFVCYPKEVAH; encoded by the coding sequence GTGAACAAGAAAAAAATATTCAACGACCCTGTCTACGGGTTCATCACGGCCCCAACAGAGCTTACCTTTGATATCATCGAGCACCCTTACTTCCAGCGCCTGCGCCGTATCAAGCAGCTTGGCCTGACGGAAATGGTGTACCCGGGGGCACTGCATACCCGCTTCCACCATGCGTTGGGAGCCATGCACCTGATGGACACGGCCCTGCAAACGCTGCGCAGTAAAAATAACGAAATTAACGATACCGAATTTGAGGCATCGCTTGTCTCTATCCTTTTGCACGATATCGGCCATGGCCCCTTCTCCCATGCCCTGGAGACGGCCATCTTCAAAAATGTACACCACGAGCACCTCTCGCTGCACATCATGCACATGCTTAACGCGCATTTTGACGGAAGATTGAGCCTGGCCATCGATATCTTCAAAGATAACTACGAGCGTCGTTTCTTTCACCAGCTTGTTTCGAGCCAATTGGACGTGGACCGCCTCGACTACCTGAACCGCGACAGCTTCTACACAGGTGTTTACGAGGGCAAGATAGGTGCTGACCGCATCATCAAGATGCTGGATGTGGCCAACGACAAACTGGTGGTGGAAGAAAAGGCCATTTATAGTATAGAGAATTTCCTGGTGAGCCGCCGCCTGATGTACTGGCAGGTATACCTGCACAAAACCGTGATCAGTGCCGAACACATGGTGCTGCGCGTGGTGCAGCGGGCACGGGAGCTGATGCAGAACGGTGTAGACGTACCCGCCAGCCCCTGCCTGCAGTTCTTCCTGGCCTCAGACCTGACGATGGATGATTTTAAAAACGACAAGCGCATACTGGAGCGCTTCGTGTCGCTCGATGACCACGACGTATGGAGCGGCATTAAATTGTGGGCCACGCACCCCGATTTCATACTTTCGTACCTGGCCCAAAGTATCCTGAACCGTAAACTCTTCAAAGTATACATTTCCAGTAACTCCATTGAAGAGGACATGCTGCTGGGCATCAGCGAGCTCGTGCAGGAGAAGTATAAAATATCCGAAGAGGACGTGAAATACCTTATGATCTCGGGCAAAATCAGCAACAACGCTTACGATGTGGAGGGCCAGACCATCGACATGCTCACTAAAACAGGCTACGTGGTGGATGTAGCCGAAGCCTCTGACCTGCCCAACATCCGGGCTCTGAGCTATAAAGTGGAGAAGCACTTCGTTTGTTACCCGAAGGAAGTGGCGCATTAA